In Gemmatimonadota bacterium, the following proteins share a genomic window:
- a CDS encoding DNA primase — MIPDDMVEEVRAAADIVDVISEFVQLKKAGREYKANCPFHEERTPSFYVVPAKGFYKCFGCGKSGDVFSFVMERQGLDFVEAVKHVAGRAGVQVREVKRSQEEEDPNRPLYEINGFARDWFRRQLEDPSVGAVAREYLEGRGIGADVAERYGLGFAPDEWRGLRDAAAKHGLEEELMLEVGLLGRSERSREPYDRFRGRIIFTIEGLSGRVIAFGGRVLEGGGKDAPKYLNSPETPIYHKGSNLYGLSWARHSIRRAESALVVEGYMDVVSLAAHGFENVVAPLGTALTPEQAKLLSRYTTRVLLLFDSDAAGLKATFKAGDTLLEAALHPAVVTLPPDEDPDTLVRSEGPEGLERYLDQAVDVLDRKLQILDEKDYFSSIERTRSAVDRLLPTMRAASDPALRDIYVAKVADRTGVRRETLEAEMERTGSGSGPVRVGAPSNVPRIAAHRVPKLGAERFLLLLMTKNPDFVERAVEHLGAGDFMDPTYRTIFQALLDDPGLRAPPESMDPVAAQRLQEILSDPEELAHAGRVFEESVARIHVAALDRRSQDLDLRIGAAAGDGEKRTLIEEKERVSRERRELNPNDWTTTARRLRGDTT, encoded by the coding sequence GTGATCCCGGACGACATGGTTGAGGAGGTCCGCGCCGCGGCCGACATCGTCGATGTCATCAGCGAGTTCGTTCAGCTCAAGAAGGCCGGTCGCGAGTACAAGGCGAACTGCCCCTTCCACGAGGAACGCACGCCGAGCTTCTATGTCGTCCCCGCCAAGGGCTTCTACAAATGCTTCGGATGCGGGAAATCGGGCGACGTCTTCTCGTTCGTCATGGAGCGCCAGGGCCTGGACTTTGTAGAGGCGGTCAAACACGTGGCGGGGCGTGCCGGTGTCCAGGTCCGCGAGGTGAAGCGGAGCCAGGAGGAAGAGGATCCGAACCGACCGCTGTATGAGATCAACGGATTCGCGCGGGACTGGTTCCGACGTCAGCTCGAGGATCCGAGCGTCGGCGCCGTCGCGCGTGAGTATTTGGAGGGTCGGGGCATCGGCGCGGACGTTGCGGAGCGCTATGGGCTCGGCTTCGCTCCCGACGAGTGGCGCGGGCTGCGGGACGCGGCTGCGAAACACGGGCTCGAAGAGGAGTTGATGCTCGAGGTCGGTCTGCTGGGGCGCAGCGAGCGGTCTCGCGAGCCGTACGACCGCTTCCGAGGGCGCATCATCTTCACGATAGAGGGTCTCTCGGGGCGCGTCATTGCGTTTGGTGGCCGCGTGCTCGAGGGTGGTGGCAAGGACGCCCCCAAGTATCTCAACTCGCCCGAGACCCCGATCTACCATAAGGGCAGCAACCTTTATGGTTTGTCCTGGGCGCGGCATTCGATCCGGCGGGCGGAGTCGGCGCTCGTCGTTGAGGGGTACATGGACGTCGTCTCACTCGCTGCTCACGGCTTCGAAAACGTGGTCGCGCCGCTGGGCACCGCGTTGACGCCGGAGCAAGCGAAGCTCCTTTCCCGCTACACCACGCGCGTGCTCCTCCTCTTCGACTCGGACGCCGCTGGCCTCAAGGCGACCTTCAAGGCAGGAGACACCTTGCTCGAGGCGGCTCTGCATCCGGCGGTGGTCACTCTGCCACCCGATGAGGATCCGGACACGCTTGTGCGCTCTGAAGGGCCCGAGGGGCTTGAGCGGTATTTGGATCAGGCGGTCGATGTGCTAGACCGCAAGCTGCAGATTCTGGACGAAAAGGACTACTTCTCATCGATCGAGCGTACCCGGTCTGCGGTCGACCGCTTGCTGCCAACGATGCGCGCAGCCTCCGACCCGGCGCTGCGCGACATCTACGTGGCCAAGGTCGCCGACCGCACCGGAGTGCGCCGCGAGACGCTCGAAGCGGAGATGGAACGAACGGGGAGTGGGTCGGGGCCGGTGCGTGTCGGCGCGCCCTCGAACGTGCCTCGCATCGCGGCGCACAGGGTCCCGAAGCTCGGTGCTGAGCGTTTCCTGCTCCTGCTCATGACCAAGAATCCCGATTTCGTCGAGCGGGCCGTGGAGCATCTGGGGGCCGGGGACTTTATGGATCCCACCTACCGCACCATCTTCCAAGCGCTTCTCGACGATCCGGGGCTACGTGCTCCGCCGGAATCAATGGATCCTGTGGCCGCTCAACGGCTGCAAGAGATCCTCTCCGATCCCGAAGAGCTGGCACACGCGGGGCGGGTATTCGAAGAGTCTGTCGCCCGCATCCACGTGGCGGCGCTCGATCGTCGCAGCCAGGACCTCGATCTGCGGATTGGGGCGGCGGCTGGCGATGGGGAGAAGCGAACCCTCATCGAGGAGAAGGAGCGGGTTTCTCGCGAACGGCGAGAGCTCAACCCCAACGACTGGACCACTACTGCCCGCAGGCTGCGGGGCGACACAACTTGA
- a CDS encoding GatB/YqeY domain-containing protein translates to MSSDLKIRLRADLTAARKERDKLRTLVLSTVLSEVRYKEIDQRSELDDDGVVQVISKGIKQRKDAADQMRAAGREELATTEESQSEVLAEYLPEGLSEEEVRALVKQAIAAGADQMGPLMARIMPQIRGRFDGKEANRIVREELEG, encoded by the coding sequence GTGTCCAGCGACCTCAAGATCCGGCTCCGGGCGGACCTCACGGCGGCCAGAAAAGAGCGCGACAAATTGCGCACGCTCGTGCTGTCGACCGTGCTCTCGGAGGTGCGCTACAAAGAGATCGATCAACGCAGCGAGCTCGATGACGACGGCGTGGTGCAGGTCATCTCGAAGGGCATCAAGCAGCGCAAGGACGCCGCTGACCAGATGCGGGCCGCGGGCCGGGAGGAGCTCGCGACGACTGAGGAGTCACAGTCGGAGGTCTTGGCTGAATACCTACCTGAAGGGCTCTCAGAAGAGGAAGTGCGAGCGCTCGTGAAGCAGGCGATCGCCGCCGGCGCCGACCAGATGGGCCCTCTCATGGCGCGCATCATGCCTCAGATCCGGGGCCGTTTCGACGGGAAGGAAGCGAACCGGATCGTGCGGGAGGAGCTAGAAGGGTGA
- a CDS encoding Smr/MutS family protein, with amino-acid sequence MSEHALEVLEFGRVLECVAARAGSDLARDRVLALRPETDPATIARELGRVGAAMRFVEEDPDWGMPPIPDLTNTLEQLTAEGVVLEPTQLHGAGVLLNSSRRLSSEFDARDGRYPELLTITEMLVSRREIEDAIGRCVDAEGHVLDGASRELKKIRGKLRGAHARIVKKLEAFVTTLPERFVVADGSVTIRDGRYVIPVRREGKGEVGGIVHDESQSGATLFVEPPAAIALMNQLRDLEREERREIRRVLGELTAEVTQERDALRGALDALVDFDSLYARARAALSWGAAVPKLADIDNPTLHIRDGRHPLLLENGATSVVPFELELNEGERAVVVSGPNTGGKSVFLKATGLICALAQSGVVPPVGPGTRLPVFDSFFADIGDEQSIVRSLSTFSAHLANLSAIVTEAGPRSLVLIDEMGTGTDPAEGAALARSVLEELVAKKATTIVSSHLGELKRLDSDGSGIVNASLQFDADQMEPTYRFLKGRPGRSYGLAIARRLGFPSVVLDRAETYREDDAARMEETLARLEQLEREAEKLVHQLDLERAQTARLKKGMEGRERTLRDFERNADNRAQEGARTLLLEARAEVEATILELRASFEQGADLEESTRQARRRIERAAGRYRKTRTEARGAGRHVDIEVGDRVRIHATGARGGVIELRSGRAVVEAGAFRLEVPVSDLEVVDASPEPEVRAGGWSAPSRGQARLEVDLRGLRVDEMELALSRALDEAILEDLRELRIIHGKGTGALRKRVTEMLDDDARVEVHRMGGPGEGGAGVTVASFGGAS; translated from the coding sequence GTGAGCGAGCACGCGCTCGAGGTTCTCGAGTTTGGTCGGGTGCTCGAGTGCGTGGCGGCGCGCGCGGGCAGTGACCTCGCCCGTGATCGCGTACTCGCTTTACGCCCAGAGACCGACCCCGCGACAATTGCCCGAGAGCTCGGGCGAGTCGGTGCGGCGATGCGCTTCGTCGAGGAAGACCCGGACTGGGGCATGCCCCCCATCCCCGATCTGACGAACACGCTCGAGCAACTCACCGCAGAGGGCGTGGTGCTCGAGCCGACGCAGTTGCACGGGGCGGGGGTTCTACTCAACTCGTCTCGCCGTCTCTCGTCGGAGTTCGATGCGCGTGACGGCCGCTATCCCGAGCTCCTGACCATCACCGAGATGCTGGTGTCACGGAGGGAAATCGAGGACGCGATCGGGCGGTGTGTCGACGCGGAAGGCCATGTGCTCGACGGCGCATCTCGGGAGCTCAAGAAGATTCGGGGTAAGCTGCGAGGTGCGCACGCCAGAATCGTGAAGAAGCTCGAGGCGTTCGTGACCACGCTTCCCGAGCGCTTCGTCGTGGCGGACGGTTCGGTGACGATTCGAGACGGGCGATACGTCATTCCGGTACGCCGGGAAGGAAAGGGTGAAGTCGGGGGCATCGTGCACGACGAGTCTCAGTCGGGTGCCACGTTGTTCGTGGAGCCCCCCGCGGCAATCGCTCTCATGAACCAACTGCGCGATCTGGAGCGCGAAGAGCGAAGAGAGATCCGGCGCGTACTCGGAGAGCTCACAGCGGAGGTCACTCAGGAGCGCGACGCGTTGCGCGGGGCGCTCGACGCGCTGGTCGATTTCGACAGCCTCTATGCTCGCGCTCGTGCCGCGCTGTCGTGGGGGGCCGCGGTCCCGAAACTCGCCGATATTGACAACCCCACGCTCCACATCCGTGACGGTCGCCATCCGCTGCTGCTGGAGAATGGCGCGACGTCGGTGGTACCGTTCGAGCTCGAGCTCAATGAGGGGGAGCGAGCGGTCGTCGTATCGGGCCCCAACACCGGAGGCAAGAGCGTCTTCCTCAAGGCGACGGGTCTGATATGTGCGCTGGCGCAAAGCGGGGTGGTGCCGCCGGTGGGGCCGGGGACACGCCTACCCGTCTTCGACTCGTTCTTCGCGGATATCGGTGATGAGCAGTCGATCGTGCGTTCGCTCTCCACCTTCTCGGCGCACCTCGCCAACCTATCGGCCATCGTGACGGAAGCTGGACCGCGGTCGCTGGTGCTGATCGACGAGATGGGGACTGGCACAGATCCAGCGGAGGGAGCGGCTCTCGCTCGCTCGGTACTCGAGGAGCTGGTAGCGAAGAAGGCGACGACCATCGTCTCGTCGCACCTTGGAGAGCTCAAGCGCCTCGACAGCGACGGCAGCGGAATCGTCAACGCGTCCTTGCAGTTCGATGCCGACCAGATGGAGCCCACCTACCGTTTCCTGAAAGGGCGCCCGGGTCGCAGCTACGGTCTTGCGATCGCACGCCGACTCGGATTCCCGTCCGTGGTTCTCGATCGGGCCGAGACGTACCGCGAGGACGATGCGGCACGCATGGAGGAAACCCTCGCACGTCTCGAACAGCTCGAGCGAGAAGCGGAGAAGCTCGTGCACCAACTCGATCTGGAGCGCGCTCAGACTGCCCGGCTGAAGAAGGGCATGGAGGGACGGGAGCGCACGCTTCGGGACTTCGAGCGCAATGCGGACAACCGTGCACAGGAAGGAGCTCGTACACTGCTCTTGGAGGCTCGCGCCGAGGTCGAGGCCACGATTTTGGAGTTGCGCGCTTCGTTCGAGCAGGGCGCTGACCTGGAGGAAAGCACGCGTCAGGCGCGTCGGCGTATAGAGCGGGCGGCAGGCCGATACAGGAAGACCCGTACGGAGGCTCGAGGCGCGGGACGCCACGTCGACATCGAGGTGGGCGACCGAGTGCGGATCCATGCGACGGGAGCACGGGGCGGGGTGATCGAGCTGCGTTCCGGGCGCGCGGTGGTGGAGGCCGGGGCGTTTCGACTCGAGGTACCGGTGTCCGACCTGGAAGTCGTTGACGCTTCTCCGGAGCCGGAGGTCCGCGCGGGAGGGTGGAGCGCGCCGAGTCGAGGCCAAGCGCGGTTGGAAGTCGACCTGCGCGGCCTGCGCGTGGACGAAATGGAGCTCGCATTGTCGCGCGCACTGGACGAGGCGATTCTTGAGGACCTCCGAGAACTCCGCATCATCCATGGCAAGGGAACAGGTGCGCTCCGAAAGCGTGTAACTGAGATGCTCGACGACGACGCCAGGGTCGAGGTCCATCGGATGGGCGGCCCAGGTGAGGGCGGGGCCGGGGTAACGGTCGCGAGCTTCGGGGGTGCTTCGTGA